A window from Theobroma cacao cultivar B97-61/B2 chromosome 3, Criollo_cocoa_genome_V2, whole genome shotgun sequence encodes these proteins:
- the LOC18605163 gene encoding bidirectional sugar transporter SWEET10, with amino-acid sequence MALHLSWAFVFGVLGNVVSFLVSLAPLPTFYQIYKKRTSEGFQSIPYVVSLFSAMLWIYYALLKKDAMFLITINTFCCFIQTFYIVAYFYYAPKKEKVVTVKLILLFNIFGFGVIFLSTFFLQNPLTRLHVLGYICMAFALSVFAAPLCILRKVIKTKSVEYMPFTLSVFLTLGAVMWFFYGLLLKDMNIAVPNVVGFIFGILQMILYAIYKNCPKKMVEDPKLHQLSEHIVDVVKLGTMVCSEVNAVAPQPNETNNNGGVVQAQNIKGNTTDHDASNKV; translated from the exons ATGGCTCTTCACCTGTCTTGGGCTTTCGTTTTTGGCGTTCTAG GCAACGTCGTTTCATTTTTGGTTTCCCTTGCTCCCTT GCCAACCTTTTACCAAATATACAAGAAGAGAACATCCGAAGGGTTCCAATCAATTCCTTACGTGGTGTCTCTCTTCAGTGCGATGCTTTGGATTTACTACGCACTCCTTAAGAAGGATGCTATGTTTCTCATAACCATCAACACTTTCTGCTGCTTCATTCAGACCTTTTACATTGTTGCTTACTTTTACTATGCTCCCAAGAAGGAAAAG GTCGTGACTGTGAAGCTTATCCTCCTGTTCAATATTTTCGGGTTCGGAGTTATCTTTCTCTCAACTTTCTTCCTACAAAACCCCTTGACACGTCTCCATGTTCTTGGATATATATGCATGGCATTCGCTTTGAGTGTGTTCGCTGCACCTCTTTGCATTTTG AGAAAAGTCATAAAAACCAAGAGCGTTGAATACATGCCATTTACTTTATCAGTGTTCCTCACCTTAGGAGCAGTGATGTGGTTCTTCTATGGCCTTCTGTTGAAGGATATGAACATTGCT GTTCCAAATGTTGTTGGCTTTATCTTTGGAATTCTTCAAATGATACTTTATGCAATCTACAAGAACTGCCCCAAGAAAATGGTGGAAGATCCAAAGCTTCACCAACTATCAGAGCACATCGTTGATGTTGTCAAACTAGGCACCATGGTGTGCTCAGAAGTGAACGCTGTGGCTCCTCAGCCAAACGAGACAAACAACAATGGAGGAGTTGTTCAAGCTCAAAATATTAAGGGAAACACTACGGATCATGACGCTTCCAACAAAGTTTAA